In Methanorbis rubei, the following proteins share a genomic window:
- a CDS encoding ABC transporter permease: MNPLIFFQLAARNLRLNKFRSILAILGITIGIVAIATTGMSGAILENSQFQSMNEIGESIYLQVNYTYLWEQQDQTNNFYGVKSGGAVAVSSVSTSRGYVQPEMEGITDKQIRELSKITAPYPVIPYKQTMSTFEIVEDEYSDKKRAEKDPNDFWSRYVTIYGIENEYLPSMFVLESGKFPKVKSEVLVGSKFAKKNEVTVGDELIFTVYKSGQQKSVKVKISGIMKNTGEGLMISSDNSIVGSDSWFNTNFNTYSMITKGYESAVVVVKDVNEAPKMQDQINAYLNKKGNRVDITNSSAATQPVKDIIASSSKEMMSMGAIALLVAAVGIFNVMLMSVTQRTHEIGILRSIGTKKRQILTMFLCEAGMMSVLGSIIGGLLSLVFALFKARDMIAQSAATLNPNAALMQMMGIPVDEVQVSLSDVLNYTFSANVLMYIPLGILIGVTVGLLSALYPAWRAANMDPINALNEQ; the protein is encoded by the coding sequence ATGAATCCACTCATATTTTTTCAGCTGGCAGCCCGCAACCTTCGGCTGAATAAGTTCAGATCGATTTTGGCGATTCTTGGAATTACAATCGGTATCGTGGCTATTGCGACGACAGGAATGTCAGGAGCAATTCTGGAAAATTCACAGTTTCAGTCGATGAACGAGATCGGAGAATCGATCTATCTCCAGGTCAATTATACGTATCTGTGGGAGCAGCAGGACCAGACGAACAATTTCTATGGCGTGAAGTCTGGAGGAGCTGTGGCGGTGAGCTCAGTGTCCACGAGCAGAGGGTATGTCCAGCCTGAGATGGAGGGAATTACTGATAAGCAGATTCGGGAACTTTCAAAGATTACCGCCCCCTATCCGGTGATTCCCTACAAGCAGACAATGTCTACCTTTGAGATTGTGGAGGATGAGTACTCTGATAAGAAGCGGGCTGAAAAAGATCCGAATGATTTCTGGAGCAGATATGTGACGATCTATGGTATTGAAAACGAATATCTTCCGTCGATGTTTGTTCTTGAGTCAGGGAAGTTTCCGAAGGTGAAGAGTGAGGTGCTGGTTGGATCAAAGTTTGCGAAGAAGAATGAGGTGACTGTTGGTGATGAGCTGATCTTTACGGTGTATAAGAGCGGCCAGCAGAAGAGCGTGAAGGTGAAGATCAGCGGTATTATGAAAAACACGGGAGAGGGTCTGATGATCTCGTCTGACAACAGTATTGTTGGGAGTGACAGCTGGTTCAATACGAACTTCAACACATACTCGATGATTACGAAAGGGTATGAGTCAGCAGTGGTTGTGGTGAAGGATGTGAACGAGGCTCCAAAGATGCAGGATCAGATCAATGCGTATCTGAACAAGAAGGGCAACCGTGTGGATATTACGAATTCGAGTGCGGCAACGCAGCCGGTGAAGGATATTATTGCTTCATCGTCGAAGGAGATGATGTCTATGGGTGCGATTGCCCTTCTGGTTGCGGCGGTTGGCATTTTTAATGTGATGCTGATGTCAGTAACACAGAGGACGCATGAGATTGGTATTCTGCGGAGTATTGGTACGAAGAAGCGCCAGATTCTGACGATGTTCCTTTGCGAGGCAGGTATGATGTCGGTGCTTGGTTCGATCATCGGCGGCCTTCTGAGTCTGGTGTTTGCTTTGTTTAAGGCGCGGGATATGATTGCGCAGAGTGCGGCAACGCTGAATCCGAATGCAGCGTTAATGCAGATGATGGGTATTCCAGTCGACGAAGTCCAAGTGAGTCTTTCAGATGTGCTGAACTATACGTTTTCGGCAAATGTGCTGATGTATATTCCTCTGGGTATTCTTATCGGTGTGACGGTTGGTCTGTTATCTGCTCTGTATCCGGCGTGGCGTGCAGCGAATATGGATCCGATCAATGCGCTGAACGAACAATAA
- a CDS encoding helix-turn-helix domain-containing protein — protein sequence MFEQRIFETDFKTALSEELDRRGMTVRQLAEATGIPPVTLYKISSGERDPRLSTVRKIVRVFSPHHGKFIALIAAKFLLDEIEGTKVDIGGVEYRIKGYTANSLDDCILAAVRARYDGAAGIICAPILASLIERIVDVPVAIMKPEMDAVFIAVDSIAKRL from the coding sequence ATGTTTGAACAACGAATATTTGAAACAGATTTCAAAACCGCACTCTCCGAAGAGCTCGACCGAAGAGGGATGACAGTGCGGCAGCTTGCCGAAGCCACAGGAATCCCTCCGGTCACTCTCTATAAAATATCCTCCGGAGAACGGGACCCAAGACTCTCCACCGTTCGAAAAATCGTCAGAGTTTTCTCGCCGCATCATGGAAAGTTCATCGCCCTCATTGCAGCAAAGTTCCTTCTTGACGAGATCGAAGGAACAAAAGTCGACATCGGAGGAGTCGAGTACCGCATCAAAGGCTACACCGCAAACTCACTCGACGACTGTATCCTTGCAGCCGTTCGGGCACGATATGACGGAGCCGCAGGAATCATCTGTGCACCAATTCTCGCCTCACTCATCGAGCGGATTGTGGACGTTCCTGTAGCAATCATGAAGCCAGAGATGGACGCAGTCTTCATCGCAGTCGACTCCATTGCGAAAAGATTGTAG